Proteins from a genomic interval of Massilia sp. KIM:
- the gstA gene encoding glutathione transferase GstA — protein MKLYFSPGACSLAPHIALLHTGLPFTSQRVSLRTKLTSDGVDYRSVNPKGQLPALELDDGKLLTENTAVLQYIADQAPESGLAPAWGSYARYQLMEWLSYLSTEVHKRFSPIFAPGCADEDKAAHWAELAAPLTFLAGKVDGERSLMGGRFSVADAYLFAILNWIGFAGFSMGDWPTLQAYHARIGAMPVVREAMAREGLA, from the coding sequence ATGAAACTGTATTTCAGCCCCGGCGCCTGTTCGCTCGCGCCCCATATCGCCCTGCTGCACACCGGCCTGCCGTTCACGAGCCAGCGCGTCAGCCTGCGCACCAAGCTCACCAGCGACGGGGTGGATTACCGCAGCGTCAATCCCAAGGGCCAGTTGCCGGCGCTCGAACTGGATGACGGCAAGCTGCTGACCGAGAACACCGCGGTGCTGCAATACATCGCCGACCAGGCGCCGGAGAGCGGGCTGGCCCCGGCCTGGGGCAGCTATGCGCGCTACCAGCTGATGGAGTGGCTGAGCTACCTGTCGACCGAGGTGCACAAGCGCTTTTCGCCGATCTTCGCGCCGGGCTGCGCCGACGAGGACAAGGCGGCCCACTGGGCCGAGCTGGCCGCGCCGCTGACTTTTCTAGCGGGCAAGGTCGACGGCGAGCGCAGCCTGATGGGAGGGCGCTTCAGCGTCGCCGACGCCTATCTGTTCGCGATCCTGAACTGGATCGGCTTCGCCGGCTTCTCGATGGGCGACTGGCCCACGCTGCAGGCCTACCACGCCCGTATCGGCGCGATGCCGGTGGTGCGCGAGGCGATGGCGCGCGAAGGCCTGGCCTAG
- a CDS encoding LysR family transcriptional regulator produces MHQSLNGEVVTNGLAPLSPPAPRITVEQNDALASSFATTYAGVVAFIAVVHEGSFARAAERLGIGRSAVSRSVQKLETQLGTRLFLRTTRSTTLTAEGELFFENCRPGVDRIFQSVEWMHELRTGAPRGNVRISSTVGFGRKIVAPLLKEFHAEYPEVTVDLLLDDRPTDFTSERIDVAFRNGRMDDSQIVAKKLVPMQMLVCAAPSYARAHGLPRSVDELAAHACINFRFASGRLYEWEFKVDGQVRKHVPRGWLSFNDADLVLQAVLDGQGLAQMAGYQICEHLRTGRLVPCLAEFAPQDRGHFLCYLSRHHMPMRNRVFIDFMTQRIRALDLHCLDVLLSDAAPEAGL; encoded by the coding sequence ATGCATCAATCATTGAATGGAGAAGTTGTGACGAACGGCCTGGCTCCGCTTTCACCGCCGGCGCCCCGCATCACCGTCGAGCAGAACGACGCGCTCGCATCGAGTTTCGCGACCACCTACGCCGGCGTGGTCGCCTTCATCGCCGTGGTCCACGAGGGCAGCTTCGCGAGGGCGGCCGAGCGCCTCGGCATCGGCCGCTCCGCCGTCAGCCGCAGCGTGCAGAAGCTCGAGACCCAGCTCGGCACCCGCCTGTTCCTGCGCACCACGCGCAGCACCACCCTCACCGCCGAGGGCGAGCTGTTCTTCGAGAACTGCCGGCCCGGCGTGGACCGCATCTTCCAGTCGGTCGAGTGGATGCACGAGCTGCGCACCGGCGCCCCGCGCGGCAATGTGCGCATCTCTTCCACCGTCGGCTTCGGCCGCAAGATCGTCGCACCCCTGCTCAAGGAATTCCACGCCGAGTACCCCGAGGTCACGGTCGACCTGCTGCTGGACGACCGCCCCACCGACTTCACCTCGGAGCGCATCGACGTCGCCTTCCGCAACGGGCGCATGGACGACAGCCAGATCGTGGCCAAGAAGCTGGTGCCGATGCAGATGCTGGTGTGCGCCGCGCCCTCCTATGCGCGCGCCCACGGCCTGCCGCGCAGCGTGGACGAGCTGGCCGCGCATGCCTGCATCAACTTCCGCTTCGCCTCCGGCCGCCTGTACGAATGGGAATTCAAGGTCGACGGCCAGGTGCGCAAGCATGTTCCCCGGGGCTGGCTGTCCTTCAACGACGCCGACCTGGTGCTGCAGGCGGTGCTGGACGGCCAGGGCCTGGCCCAGATGGCCGGCTACCAGATCTGCGAACACCTGCGCACCGGCCGCCTGGTCCCCTGCCTGGCGGAGTTCGCGCCCCAGGACCGGGGGCACTTCCTCTGCTACCTGAGCCGTCACCATATGCCCATGCGTAACCGCGTCTTCATCGACTTCATGACCCAGCGCATCCGCGCGCTCGACCTGCACTGCCTCGACGTCTTGTTGTCCGACGCCGCGCCGGAGGCCGGCCTGTGA
- a CDS encoding AAA family ATPase translates to MPNFARLQIAFKNVYVRLAIAVLLGLAVALAIYKADVPQDGSPVIHSQNIAEITQLASQKERLEYLLIAKPLSESPRYVYKFKDAPALHVVKVPSTSHLSLEREVLLKNAIPYSIAKDDYLASHKAVMDEGETALDKTGSFLKRHALDIAVIVLILYLIKFGVPGMGMSASVITPDKLKGSMDDLIGMEDIKQEVLHLEDMIRNRDVYQSHNIDKPFNVMLTGPAGTGKTKLVGYLAKRLNLPMISASGSALESGYVGGGSKALNALYRKACAKGKCIIFLDEAQSLFMPRGRSEKKWEDDTANTMLGLLDGVKSDKGQGVIWVVASNFDDSSTEMDEAMLRRFSVKINFRLPNKVERRELLRSFLARKKEGLVAWDDLDLDQVAEITQNLSPALLETVVERASMISIQEKTIINTDLLFRAYERATIGLTDRATTAEKHLQRERIALHELGHFFMQIDPYLRQGMSLAEVKEKSHLLKISTEAVSKIGALGYVLQSGEDMSLRTLEELERDVIGLYGGVAAEELFYGARGISVGSQNDIEKITKMLNLMVNRLSMYSRSKIDYTQLSKETSGEHTVRLVEEKADELYTYTLDAIRDYKLVMESLKDTLLDQYVLSKDAVFALLEERAELFMPHLHGQRHANLKLCAEEVAA, encoded by the coding sequence ATGCCCAACTTTGCCCGACTCCAGATTGCCTTCAAGAACGTCTACGTCCGACTCGCCATCGCCGTCCTGCTCGGCCTGGCGGTGGCGCTGGCGATCTACAAGGCGGACGTGCCGCAGGACGGCAGCCCGGTGATCCACTCGCAGAACATCGCCGAGATCACCCAGCTGGCCAGCCAGAAGGAACGCTTGGAATACCTCCTGATCGCCAAGCCGCTGTCGGAGTCGCCGCGTTACGTCTACAAGTTCAAGGACGCGCCCGCCCTGCACGTGGTCAAGGTGCCCAGCACCTCCCACCTGTCGCTGGAGCGCGAGGTGCTGCTCAAGAACGCGATTCCGTACTCGATCGCCAAGGACGACTACCTGGCCAGCCACAAGGCCGTGATGGACGAGGGCGAGACCGCGCTCGACAAGACCGGCTCGTTCCTGAAGCGCCACGCGCTGGACATCGCGGTGATCGTGCTGATCCTCTACCTGATCAAGTTCGGCGTGCCCGGCATGGGCATGAGCGCCTCCGTCATCACCCCGGACAAGCTCAAGGGCAGCATGGACGACCTGATCGGCATGGAAGACATCAAGCAGGAAGTCCTGCACCTGGAAGACATGATCCGCAACCGCGATGTCTACCAGTCGCACAATATCGACAAGCCCTTCAACGTCATGCTGACCGGCCCGGCGGGCACCGGCAAGACCAAGCTGGTCGGTTACCTGGCCAAGCGCCTGAACCTGCCGATGATCTCGGCCTCGGGCTCGGCGCTGGAATCGGGCTATGTGGGCGGCGGTTCCAAGGCCCTGAACGCCCTGTACCGCAAGGCCTGCGCCAAGGGCAAGTGCATCATCTTCCTGGATGAAGCCCAGAGCCTGTTCATGCCGCGCGGCCGCAGCGAAAAGAAATGGGAAGACGACACCGCCAACACCATGCTTGGCCTGCTGGACGGCGTCAAGAGCGACAAGGGCCAGGGCGTGATCTGGGTGGTCGCCTCCAACTTCGACGACTCCTCGACCGAGATGGACGAAGCGATGCTGCGCCGCTTCTCGGTGAAGATCAACTTCCGCCTGCCGAACAAGGTCGAGCGCAGGGAACTGCTGCGCAGCTTCCTGGCGCGCAAGAAGGAGGGCTTGGTGGCTTGGGATGACCTCGACCTCGACCAGGTCGCCGAGATCACCCAGAACCTCAGCCCGGCGCTGCTGGAGACTGTGGTCGAGCGCGCCAGCATGATCTCGATCCAGGAAAAGACGATCATCAACACCGACCTGCTGTTCCGCGCCTACGAGCGCGCGACCATCGGCCTGACCGACCGCGCCACCACCGCCGAGAAGCACCTGCAGCGCGAGCGCATCGCCCTGCACGAGCTGGGGCACTTCTTCATGCAGATCGACCCGTATCTGCGCCAGGGCATGAGCCTGGCCGAAGTGAAGGAGAAGTCGCACCTGCTCAAGATCAGCACCGAGGCGGTGTCGAAGATCGGCGCCCTGGGCTATGTGCTGCAGTCGGGCGAGGACATGTCGCTGCGCACCCTGGAAGAGCTGGAGCGCGACGTGATTGGCCTGTACGGCGGCGTGGCGGCCGAGGAACTGTTCTATGGCGCGCGCGGCATTTCGGTGGGCAGCCAGAACGACATCGAGAAGATCACCAAGATGCTGAACCTGATGGTCAACCGCCTGTCGATGTATTCGCGCTCGAAGATCGACTATACCCAGCTGTCGAAGGAGACCAGCGGCGAGCACACGGTGCGCCTGGTGGAAGAAAAGGCCGACGAGCTCTACACCTACACCCTGGACGCGATCCGCGACTACAAGCTGGTGATGGAGTCGCTCAAGGACACCCTGCTGGACCAGTACGTGCTGTCGAAGGACGCCGTATTCGCCCTGCTGGAAGAGCGCGCCGAGCTGTTCATGCCCCACCTGCACGGCCAGCGCCACGCCAACCTCAAGCTCTGCGCCGAGGAAGTGGCCGCCTGA
- a CDS encoding PhoH family protein, translated as MKTQPTQPSYFIPEPLDNTRLAHLCGPLDENLRQISAALDVTIFRRGEKFIVSGANAERAVELLERFYAVANKVVPIEEVQLALVEQRAGLKPKIEGVGGAGPAAKEEEAQDEDDEAAESPETTSPVLKTRRSDLRGRTPHQIEYLRAVLEHDISFGIGPAGTGKTYLAVACAVDALERDAVKRIILTRPAVEAGERLGFLPGDLTQKVDPYLRPLYDALYDLLGFDRTQKLFEKQVIEIAPLAYMRGRTLNHAFVILDEAQNTTVEQMKMFLTRIGFGSKAVVTGDVTQVDLHKTMRSGLVDAMHVLKGVRGIAFTQFSSADVVRHPLVARIIDAYEKNSSIQDLASLPKPAPVKHARKKTSS; from the coding sequence TTGAAAACCCAGCCTACCCAGCCTTCCTATTTCATTCCCGAGCCGCTCGACAACACGCGGCTCGCCCACCTCTGCGGCCCGCTTGACGAAAACCTGCGCCAGATCTCGGCCGCGCTCGACGTGACCATCTTCCGCCGCGGCGAGAAGTTCATCGTCAGCGGCGCCAACGCCGAGCGCGCGGTCGAGCTGCTCGAGCGTTTCTACGCCGTCGCCAACAAGGTCGTGCCGATCGAGGAAGTGCAACTCGCCCTGGTCGAGCAGCGCGCCGGCCTGAAGCCCAAGATCGAAGGCGTAGGGGGGGCGGGCCCGGCCGCCAAGGAGGAAGAAGCCCAGGACGAGGACGACGAAGCCGCCGAGTCGCCCGAGACCACCAGCCCGGTGCTCAAGACCCGCCGCAGCGACCTGCGCGGGCGCACCCCGCACCAGATCGAATACCTGCGCGCGGTGCTGGAGCACGACATCAGCTTCGGCATCGGTCCGGCCGGCACCGGCAAGACCTACCTGGCGGTGGCCTGCGCGGTCGACGCCCTGGAACGCGACGCGGTCAAGCGCATCATCCTGACCCGTCCCGCGGTGGAAGCGGGCGAGCGCCTCGGCTTCCTGCCGGGCGACCTGACCCAGAAGGTCGATCCCTACCTGCGCCCTCTTTACGACGCGCTGTACGACCTGCTCGGCTTCGACCGTACCCAGAAGCTGTTCGAGAAGCAGGTGATCGAGATCGCCCCGCTGGCCTACATGCGCGGGCGCACCCTGAACCACGCCTTCGTGATCCTGGACGAAGCCCAGAACACGACGGTCGAGCAGATGAAGATGTTCCTGACCCGCATCGGCTTCGGCAGCAAGGCGGTGGTGACGGGCGACGTCACCCAGGTCGACCTGCACAAGACCATGCGTTCGGGCCTGGTCGACGCCATGCACGTGCTCAAGGGCGTGCGCGGGATCGCCTTCACCCAGTTTTCCAGCGCGGACGTGGTGCGCCATCCGCTGGTTGCGCGTATCATCGATGCGTACG
- a CDS encoding DUF1697 domain-containing protein yields MQNLGSWRAHPSARAEYHAPMMTQRYLALLRGINVGRAKRIAMADLRRLFEELGFSGVKTVLNSGNVVFGMAGADPDAAARTIEEALVLRLGVGARVFVLDRAALDQVVADNPLLPLASDPARLFAFVLAGEAQRQAAAALCERAWGEEALALGRRAAYVWCPEGVLDSAAAAALGKHLGDGTTSRNWNTLLRLHVLCSEGAHPS; encoded by the coding sequence ATGCAGAATTTGGGTTCCTGGCGTGCGCACCCGTCCGCGCGAGCTGAGTACCATGCGCCCATGATGACCCAGCGCTATCTTGCTTTGCTTCGCGGCATCAATGTCGGCCGCGCCAAGCGCATCGCGATGGCCGACCTGCGCCGGCTGTTCGAGGAACTCGGTTTCAGCGGAGTGAAAACCGTCCTCAACAGCGGCAACGTGGTGTTCGGCATGGCCGGTGCGGACCCGGACGCGGCCGCTCGTACCATCGAGGAGGCCCTGGTGCTCCGCCTGGGCGTGGGCGCGCGCGTGTTCGTGCTCGACCGCGCGGCGCTGGACCAGGTGGTGGCCGACAATCCGCTGCTGCCGCTGGCGAGCGATCCCGCGCGCCTGTTCGCCTTCGTGCTGGCGGGAGAGGCGCAGCGCCAGGCGGCGGCCGCGCTGTGTGAGCGCGCATGGGGAGAGGAGGCGCTGGCCCTGGGGCGGCGCGCGGCCTATGTCTGGTGTCCGGAGGGGGTGCTGGACAGCGCCGCGGCGGCGGCGCTGGGCAAGCATCTGGGAGACGGGACCACGTCCCGGAATTGGAATACGCTGCTGCGACTGCACGTCCTGTGCAGCGAGGGCGCCCACCCGTCCTAG
- the ybaL gene encoding YbaL family putative K(+) efflux transporter, with amino-acid sequence MHHELSLITTIAAALGFGLLFGMLAVRLRLPALVGYLAAGVFIGPATPGFVADVALASQLAEIGVMLLMFGVGLHFSLRDLLDVKGIALPGALLQIGVATAMGIGLSHFWGWSLGAGLVFGLALSVASTVVLLRALEARGVLDSMNGRIAVGWLVVEDLVMVLVLVMLPALAGPLGGKGDAGAELWPALGKTLLQVGAFVAFMLIVGRKIFPWFLWRVAKTNSRELFTLAVIAAAVGIAYGSSHLFGVSFALGAFFAGMVLRESELSHRAAEESLPLRDAFSVLFFVSVGMLFDPMVLVDYPLQVLAVVGIVLFGKSLAAFVLVLALRYPLNTAITVSASLAQIGEFSFILAALGMSLELLPALGQNLILAGAIISIAVNPLLFKAAAPLEKWLRSNSELARRLERSTDPLAELPMETAHEKLSGQVVLVGFGRVGRRIADELSARGVHYVVAEQNREIVEQLRARGVPAVVGNAAEPVVLIQAHIARAAMLVIATPDTFHVRKMVEIAKALNPAVQCVVRSHNDQEAELLREDTGGKVFVGEEELAGSITRHVFDTLRARAAHPATH; translated from the coding sequence ATGCATCATGAACTCAGCCTGATCACCACCATTGCCGCCGCACTCGGTTTCGGCCTGCTCTTCGGCATGCTGGCGGTGCGCCTCAGACTCCCGGCCCTGGTCGGCTATCTCGCCGCCGGCGTCTTCATCGGCCCCGCCACCCCCGGATTCGTGGCCGACGTCGCCCTGGCTTCCCAGCTGGCCGAAATTGGTGTGATGCTGCTGATGTTCGGCGTGGGCCTGCACTTCTCGCTGCGCGACCTGCTCGACGTGAAAGGGATCGCCCTGCCCGGCGCCCTGCTGCAGATCGGGGTCGCGACCGCGATGGGCATCGGCCTGTCCCATTTCTGGGGCTGGAGCCTGGGCGCGGGCCTGGTGTTCGGGCTGGCGCTCTCGGTGGCCAGCACCGTGGTGCTGCTGCGCGCGCTGGAGGCGCGCGGGGTGCTCGATTCGATGAACGGCCGCATCGCGGTCGGCTGGCTGGTGGTCGAGGACCTGGTGATGGTGCTGGTGCTGGTGATGCTGCCGGCGCTCGCCGGGCCGCTGGGCGGCAAGGGCGACGCCGGCGCCGAGCTGTGGCCGGCGCTCGGCAAGACCCTGCTCCAGGTCGGCGCCTTCGTGGCCTTCATGCTGATCGTCGGGCGCAAGATCTTCCCCTGGTTCCTGTGGCGCGTGGCCAAGACCAATTCGCGCGAGCTGTTCACCCTGGCGGTGATCGCGGCGGCGGTCGGCATCGCCTACGGCTCCTCGCACCTGTTCGGCGTCTCCTTCGCGCTGGGCGCCTTCTTCGCCGGCATGGTGCTGCGCGAGTCGGAGCTGAGCCACCGCGCGGCCGAGGAATCGCTGCCCCTGCGCGACGCGTTCTCGGTGCTGTTCTTCGTCTCGGTCGGCATGCTGTTCGACCCGATGGTGCTGGTCGACTACCCGCTGCAGGTGCTGGCCGTGGTCGGCATCGTCCTGTTCGGCAAATCGCTGGCCGCCTTTGTCCTGGTGCTGGCCCTGCGCTATCCGCTCAACACCGCGATCACGGTCTCGGCCAGCCTGGCCCAGATCGGCGAGTTCTCCTTCATCCTGGCGGCGCTGGGCATGTCGCTCGAGCTGCTGCCGGCCCTGGGCCAGAACCTGATCCTGGCCGGCGCCATCATCTCGATCGCGGTCAATCCGCTGCTGTTCAAGGCCGCCGCCCCGCTGGAGAAATGGCTGCGCTCGAACTCGGAGCTGGCGCGCCGCCTGGAGCGCTCGACCGATCCGCTGGCCGAGCTGCCGATGGAGACCGCGCACGAGAAGCTGAGCGGCCAGGTGGTGCTGGTGGGCTTCGGCCGGGTCGGCCGGCGCATCGCCGACGAGCTGTCGGCGCGCGGCGTGCATTACGTGGTGGCCGAGCAGAACCGCGAGATCGTCGAGCAGCTGCGCGCGCGCGGCGTCCCGGCGGTGGTCGGCAACGCGGCCGAGCCGGTGGTGCTGATCCAGGCCCACATCGCGCGCGCCGCCATGCTGGTGATCGCCACGCCCGACACCTTCCACGTGCGCAAGATGGTCGAGATCGCGAAGGCGCTCAACCCGGCCGTGCAGTGCGTGGTGCGCAGCCATAACGACCAGGAAGCCGAACTGCTGCGCGAGGACACCGGCGGCAAGGTCTTCGTCGGCGAGGAGGAGCTGGCCGGCAGCATCACCCGCCACGTGTTCGACACCCTGCGCGCGCGCGCCGCCCACCCGGCCACGCACTAG
- a CDS encoding HDOD domain-containing protein — MSPLLPQDLADGLEDLPSLPAVVMELLGSIEQEDLDIAVLARKVSLDAALTAKTLRLANSSAFGLQVKVTTIQQAMTFLGFETTRNLITAAAMTGCFPSGRCPGFSDKAFWRHSIATAACARVLARRVRFNGDYAFTAGLLHDIGRLVLVSRFPEHYGAVLARRAQDDDALLAAERATIGLDHVAAGVALAEHWNFSDTMRHAIAWHHEPEQPGAGSLATIVHVANAVAHALDLAGEEDELAPAVSSVAWNALGLAEEAWLHVFRETELQFEEMAAILMD; from the coding sequence ATGAGCCCCCTGCTGCCGCAGGACCTGGCCGACGGCCTCGAAGACCTGCCCTCGCTGCCGGCCGTGGTGATGGAACTGCTGGGCAGCATCGAGCAGGAAGACCTCGACATCGCGGTGCTGGCCAGGAAGGTGTCTCTGGACGCGGCGCTGACCGCCAAGACCCTGCGCCTGGCCAATTCCTCGGCCTTCGGCCTGCAGGTCAAGGTGACCACCATCCAGCAGGCCATGACCTTCCTCGGCTTCGAGACCACGCGCAACCTGATCACGGCGGCCGCCATGACCGGCTGCTTTCCGAGCGGACGCTGTCCTGGCTTCAGCGACAAGGCCTTCTGGCGCCATTCCATCGCCACCGCCGCCTGCGCCCGGGTGCTGGCGCGGCGGGTGCGCTTCAACGGCGACTACGCCTTCACCGCCGGCCTGCTGCACGACATCGGGCGCCTGGTGCTGGTCAGCCGTTTTCCCGAGCACTACGGCGCGGTGCTGGCGCGGCGCGCCCAGGACGACGACGCGCTGCTGGCGGCCGAGCGGGCGACGATCGGCCTCGACCACGTGGCGGCCGGGGTGGCCCTGGCGGAGCACTGGAATTTCTCGGACACCATGCGCCACGCCATCGCCTGGCACCATGAGCCGGAGCAGCCGGGCGCCGGCTCCCTGGCGACCATCGTGCACGTGGCCAATGCGGTGGCCCATGCCCTGGACCTGGCGGGCGAGGAGGACGAGCTGGCGCCGGCCGTGTCCAGCGTGGCCTGGAATGCGCTTGGGTTGGCCGAAGAAGCCTGGCTGCATGTGTTCCGCGAGACGGAACTGCAGTTCGAGGAAATGGCGGCGATCCTGATGGACTGA
- a CDS encoding DMT family transporter, translated as MSRTAWSSALGAILLWALFATLVRYAGDAPPLLLTGIALCCGSLASAHRWRAWRVSAPVFGFGVASLFVYHACLVAAFKLAPIAEANLLNYLWPLLIVVLGAYAPRGAGLLPRQLAGCALAFAGCALVIAPSAFSLSSAHLGGYALALAAALCWAVYSLAPGYMAPYSSWATGGFCLGAGLLALGAHFLFEQPYRPGGGELAAMAAIGLGPLGLSFVLWDRAMREGSPAGIGSLSYLTPLLSTLALAMAGAVGADAWARLLPALALVLAGVRLAR; from the coding sequence GTGAGCCGCACCGCCTGGAGCAGCGCGCTCGGCGCGATCCTGCTGTGGGCCCTGTTCGCCACCCTGGTGCGCTACGCCGGGGACGCCCCGCCCCTGCTGTTGACCGGGATCGCGCTGTGCTGCGGCAGCCTGGCCTCGGCGCACCGCTGGCGCGCGTGGCGGGTCAGCGCCCCGGTGTTCGGCTTCGGCGTGGCCAGCCTGTTCGTCTACCACGCCTGCCTGGTGGCGGCCTTCAAGCTGGCCCCGATCGCCGAGGCGAACCTGCTGAACTACCTGTGGCCGCTGCTGATCGTGGTGCTCGGCGCCTATGCGCCGCGCGGCGCGGGACTGCTGCCGCGCCAGCTGGCCGGCTGCGCGCTCGCCTTCGCCGGCTGCGCCCTGGTGATCGCGCCCTCGGCCTTCAGCCTGTCCAGCGCCCACCTGGGCGGCTACGCCCTGGCCCTGGCGGCGGCGCTGTGCTGGGCCGTGTACTCGCTGGCGCCGGGCTACATGGCGCCGTATTCGTCCTGGGCCACGGGGGGCTTTTGCCTGGGCGCGGGCCTGCTGGCCCTGGGCGCCCACTTCCTGTTCGAGCAGCCCTACCGGCCGGGCGGCGGCGAGCTGGCCGCCATGGCGGCGATCGGGCTCGGGCCGCTGGGCCTGTCCTTCGTGCTGTGGGACCGCGCCATGCGCGAGGGCAGTCCGGCCGGCATCGGTTCGCTGTCCTACCTGACCCCGCTGCTCTCGACCCTGGCGCTGGCCATGGCCGGCGCGGTCGGCGCCGATGCCTGGGCGCGCTTGCTGCCGGCGCTGGCGCTGGTGCTGGCCGGGGTGCGCCTGGCCAGATGA
- a CDS encoding TetR/AcrR family transcriptional regulator: MNLDTALRSKPTGTTEKGLGRAQDILRAARALLASEGYAGLSMRRVAQETGMSLSNLQHYYASKDLLVEAMLLTTMDEFQAKMDRIAAEMAGRPQLERFLSTVDMFLEEITEPVMHAVFFEIWALAARHSFASSLMGKMIGRERKAIYGLIRGLNPEISDDEYMQRAILMVAQIEGLMLFRLDRRQRPDEYQALRAALHKVLLELATQK, from the coding sequence ATGAATCTCGACACCGCACTGCGCAGCAAGCCAACCGGCACCACGGAAAAAGGCCTGGGGCGGGCCCAGGACATCCTGCGCGCCGCCCGCGCCCTGCTGGCTTCCGAGGGCTATGCCGGGCTGTCGATGCGGCGCGTGGCCCAGGAAACGGGCATGAGCCTGTCCAACCTCCAGCACTACTACGCCAGCAAGGACCTGCTGGTGGAGGCCATGCTGCTCACCACCATGGACGAGTTCCAGGCCAAGATGGACCGCATCGCCGCCGAGATGGCCGGGCGTCCCCAGCTGGAACGCTTCCTGAGCACGGTCGACATGTTCCTGGAAGAGATCACCGAGCCGGTGATGCACGCGGTGTTCTTCGAGATCTGGGCGCTGGCTGCGCGCCATTCCTTCGCCTCCAGCCTGATGGGCAAGATGATCGGGCGCGAGCGCAAGGCGATTTATGGCCTGATCCGGGGACTCAACCCGGAGATTTCGGACGACGAGTACATGCAGCGCGCGATCCTGATGGTGGCCCAGATCGAGGGCCTGATGCTGTTCCGCCTCGACCGCCGGCAGCGCCCCGACGAGTACCAGGCGCTGCGCGCCGCCTTGCATAAAGTGCTGCTGGAACTCGCTACCCAAAAATAA
- the miaB gene encoding tRNA (N6-isopentenyl adenosine(37)-C2)-methylthiotransferase MiaB has protein sequence MQKKVFIKTFGCQMNEYDSDKMADVLGSSEGLVRTDKPEEADVILLNTCSVREKAQEKVFSDLGRLRELKRDKPELVIGVGGCVASQEGEAIVKRAPFVDVVFGPQTLHRLPQLIQNRRQLGTAQVDISFPEIEKFDHLPPAKVDGPVAYVSIMEGCSKYCSYCVVPYTRGEEVSRRFEDVLTEVAGLAAQGVKEIMLLGQNVNAFRGAMDNGEVADFALLLEYIAEIPGIERLRFVTSHPKEFTQRLIDAYAKIPQLVNHLYLPVQHGSDRILGAMKRGYTALEYKSIIRRIRAVRPDIAISSDFIVGFPGETDADFEAMMKLVEDVGFDNSFSFIFSKRPGTPAANLEDDTPHEVKLARLQRLQALIDTNTRKYSAAMVGSVQRILVEGRSKKDPAQLSGRTESNRVVNFLPDEAGESLVGQLVDVRIVASHDYFLRGELVANLQTIAKAS, from the coding sequence ATGCAGAAAAAAGTATTTATCAAGACCTTCGGGTGCCAGATGAACGAGTACGACTCGGACAAGATGGCGGATGTGCTCGGCTCGTCCGAGGGACTGGTGCGCACCGACAAACCCGAAGAGGCCGACGTCATCCTGCTCAACACCTGCTCGGTCCGTGAAAAGGCGCAAGAAAAAGTGTTCTCCGACCTGGGCCGCTTGCGCGAACTCAAGCGCGACAAGCCCGAGCTGGTGATCGGCGTCGGCGGCTGCGTGGCCTCGCAGGAAGGCGAAGCCATCGTCAAGCGCGCGCCCTTCGTGGACGTGGTGTTCGGTCCCCAGACCCTGCACCGCCTGCCCCAGCTGATCCAGAACCGACGCCAGCTCGGCACCGCCCAGGTCGACATTTCCTTCCCCGAGATCGAGAAGTTCGACCACCTGCCGCCGGCCAAGGTCGACGGCCCGGTGGCCTATGTCTCGATCATGGAAGGCTGCTCCAAGTACTGCAGCTATTGCGTGGTGCCGTATACCCGCGGCGAGGAAGTTTCGCGCCGCTTCGAGGACGTGCTGACCGAGGTCGCCGGCCTGGCCGCCCAGGGCGTGAAGGAAATCATGCTGCTGGGCCAGAACGTGAACGCCTTCCGCGGCGCCATGGACAACGGCGAGGTGGCCGACTTCGCCCTGCTGCTCGAATACATCGCCGAGATTCCCGGCATCGAGCGCCTGCGCTTCGTCACCAGCCACCCGAAGGAATTCACCCAGCGCCTGATCGACGCCTATGCGAAGATCCCGCAACTGGTGAACCACCTCTACCTGCCGGTCCAGCACGGTTCCGACCGCATCCTGGGCGCCATGAAGCGCGGCTATACCGCGCTCGAGTACAAGTCCATCATCCGCCGCATCCGCGCGGTGCGTCCGGACATCGCGATTTCCTCCGACTTCATCGTCGGCTTCCCGGGCGAGACCGACGCCGATTTCGAGGCCATGATGAAGCTGGTGGAAGACGTCGGCTTCGACAACAGCTTCAGCTTCATCTTCAGCAAGCGTCCGGGCACCCCGGCCGCCAACCTCGAGGACGATACCCCGCACGAGGTCAAGCTGGCGCGCCTGCAGCGCCTGCAGGCCCTGATCGACACCAACACCCGCAAGTACAGCGCCGCCATGGTCGGCAGCGTGCAACGCATCCTGGTCGAAGGCCGGTCCAAGAAGGACCCGGCCCAGCTTTCCGGCCGCACCGAGAGCAACCGTGTGGTCAATTTCCTGCCGGACGAGGCGGGCGAGAGTCTGGTCGGCCAGCTGGTCGACGTGCGCATCGTGGCGAGCCACGACTACTTCCTGCGCGGCGAACTCGTCGCTAACCTCCAAACGATTGCCAAAGCCAGTTGA